In a genomic window of Bradyrhizobium sp. LLZ17:
- a CDS encoding DeoR/GlpR family DNA-binding transcription regulator, which yields MHERERWQVIKAMLKQHQLVRIADACRATGASEASVRRDFSRLAEMGSAIRVHGGLEAIPGSQLAPGDAPALATRSFEISKTLNIAAKRAIARAAVALCSDGDAIIINGGTTTFEMGEFLRDRRLKVLTNSYPLAETLIRDSNCRVALPGGEVYRDQKLIVSPFEEDAIQHYSASRMFMSAISIGPLGVIEGDPLIARAETKLLKRAEKLVVMVDSSKFIQRGSLVVCPLCRISTLITDADAPKEAIDMLGDAGVEVIITTERSDEVVAA from the coding sequence GTGCACGAACGCGAGCGCTGGCAGGTCATCAAGGCGATGCTGAAACAGCATCAACTCGTTCGCATCGCTGACGCTTGCCGGGCCACCGGCGCTTCGGAAGCCTCGGTGCGGCGCGATTTTTCGCGGCTGGCCGAGATGGGTTCAGCGATTCGCGTGCACGGTGGATTAGAGGCCATTCCTGGCTCGCAATTGGCTCCGGGCGACGCCCCCGCGCTGGCGACCCGCTCCTTTGAAATCAGCAAGACCCTCAACATCGCCGCCAAGCGGGCGATCGCGCGCGCCGCTGTCGCGCTATGCAGCGATGGTGACGCAATTATTATCAATGGTGGAACGACGACATTCGAGATGGGCGAATTCCTGCGCGATCGCCGCCTCAAGGTCCTGACCAATTCCTATCCGCTTGCCGAGACGTTGATCCGCGATTCGAACTGTCGCGTCGCGCTGCCGGGGGGCGAGGTTTATCGCGACCAGAAACTGATCGTCTCGCCTTTCGAGGAGGACGCGATCCAGCACTATTCGGCCTCGCGCATGTTCATGAGCGCCATTTCGATCGGTCCGCTCGGCGTGATCGAGGGCGATCCGCTGATCGCCCGCGCCGAAACCAAGCTGCTCAAGCGTGCCGAGAAATTGGTGGTCATGGTTGACAGTTCAAAATTTATCCAGCGCGGCAGTCTGGTGGTTTGCCCACTGTGTCGTATTTCGACGTTGATCACCGACGCCGACGCGCCGAAGGAAGCGATCGATATGCTGGGCGATGCGGGCGTCGAGGTCATCATCACAACCGAGCGTTCCGACGAGGTCGTGGCGGCATGA
- a CDS encoding sugar ABC transporter ATP-binding protein: MSGVPNAPARQDQAVPLLAVVGIEKSFPGVRALSNISFEVAPGEVHALLGENGAGKSTLIKIISGVYQADEGSIFVDGRPVRYERPDDARRAGIATIYQELLLFPDLTVAENIFMGHAPRRGAGRLDWKAMTAKTEALLASLEIGDLAPGAIVGTLSVGNRQRVEILRALSQDARLLIMDEPTAALTEYDVTRLFDIVRRLKSRGVGIIYISHRMEEIFRLADRVTVLRDGLQVGSRRVAEISSAELVQMMVGRTIESLFPKVAAAVGAPVLEVHDLVRRPMTKGVSLTVRAGEIVGLAGLIGSGRSELAQTIFGITPAESGEILLAGEAAEIRSPGRARALGVAYVPEDRGTQGLVRAMNIRENFSLACLAKVARVGFIDRAAETRLAKAGISRFGVRASSLDQVVGRLSGGNQQKIVLGKWLANQPRLLILDEPTRGIDVGAKAEIHRLMSELAGQGLAILMISSELPEVLGMSDRVLVMREGRLVAEFSREQATPEAVGAAMMDSHGADTGRAA; the protein is encoded by the coding sequence ATGAGTGGGGTCCCCAACGCTCCCGCGCGTCAGGACCAGGCGGTCCCGCTGCTGGCGGTGGTCGGCATCGAGAAATCATTCCCCGGAGTTCGCGCGCTTTCGAACATCTCGTTCGAGGTCGCGCCCGGCGAAGTGCATGCGCTGCTTGGCGAGAACGGCGCCGGCAAATCCACGCTGATCAAGATCATCTCCGGGGTCTATCAAGCCGATGAGGGCTCCATTTTTGTCGATGGAAGGCCGGTTCGTTACGAGCGTCCAGACGACGCTCGGCGCGCGGGGATTGCCACGATCTACCAGGAACTGCTGCTGTTTCCGGATTTGACGGTTGCCGAGAATATTTTCATGGGCCACGCGCCGCGCCGGGGCGCCGGTCGTCTCGACTGGAAGGCAATGACCGCGAAGACGGAGGCGCTGCTTGCTTCGCTCGAGATCGGCGATCTGGCCCCGGGCGCTATCGTCGGCACGCTCAGCGTCGGCAACCGGCAGCGTGTTGAGATCTTGCGCGCACTGTCGCAGGATGCGCGGTTGCTGATCATGGATGAACCGACTGCTGCGCTCACCGAATATGATGTGACGCGGCTGTTCGACATCGTGCGGCGGCTCAAATCGCGCGGTGTCGGCATCATCTATATCAGCCACCGCATGGAGGAAATCTTTCGGCTTGCTGACCGGGTCACCGTATTGCGCGACGGCCTGCAGGTGGGCAGCAGGCGCGTCGCGGAGATATCATCCGCAGAGCTAGTTCAGATGATGGTCGGACGCACGATCGAAAGCCTGTTCCCGAAGGTCGCAGCGGCGGTCGGCGCGCCGGTACTGGAAGTGCACGATCTGGTGCGGAGGCCGATGACCAAAGGCGTCAGCCTGACGGTGCGTGCCGGCGAGATCGTCGGACTGGCCGGCCTGATCGGTTCCGGGCGCAGCGAATTGGCGCAGACCATCTTCGGCATTACGCCCGCCGAATCCGGCGAGATTCTTCTGGCGGGCGAGGCAGCGGAGATCCGCTCGCCCGGTCGCGCGCGCGCGCTCGGCGTCGCCTATGTGCCGGAGGACCGCGGCACCCAGGGCCTGGTTCGAGCGATGAATATACGCGAGAATTTTTCGCTGGCTTGCCTGGCCAAAGTGGCGCGCGTCGGCTTCATTGATCGTGCAGCCGAGACGCGATTGGCGAAGGCAGGTATCTCGCGCTTCGGTGTCAGGGCGAGTTCGCTCGATCAGGTGGTCGGCCGATTGTCGGGTGGCAACCAGCAGAAGATCGTTCTAGGAAAATGGCTCGCCAATCAGCCGAGACTGCTTATTCTCGATGAACCGACCCGCGGCATCGACGTCGGCGCCAAGGCTGAAATCCACCGGCTGATGAGCGAGCTCGCCGGGCAAGGGCTGGCCATCCTGATGATATCAAGTGAATTGCCCGAAGTGCTCGGCATGAGCGACCGCGTCCTCGTGATGCGGGAGGGACGACTGGTTGCCGAGTTTTCGCGCGAGCAAGCCACGCCCGAAGCGGTGGGGGCGGCGATGATGGACAGCCACGGCGCGGACACCGGGAGGGCGGCATGA
- a CDS encoding ABC transporter permease — MDYRSTGKLSPRRYRTVRVPADAGAHHGDSHDFGCALDALFGEGRAIYATGGNAEAARLCGVSPRRTVVMVFALHGLFAGIAALLFATQLKVIQSTVPPNLELTVITAAVVGGVSILGGVGTVVGSTLAAILIAEIASALVFINVSPYWIHAVQGALILVTVVADILRRRRRQAGG, encoded by the coding sequence ATGGATTACCGATCTACCGGAAAGCTTTCACCTCGCCGATATCGAACTGTTCGGGTTCCTGCCGATGCCGGTGCTCATCATGGCGACAGCCACGATTTTGGCTGCGCTCTGGATGCGCTATTCGGTGAGGGGCGTGCCATATACGCGACCGGCGGCAATGCGGAAGCCGCCCGGCTTTGTGGCGTCTCGCCCCGGCGCACCGTGGTCATGGTGTTTGCGCTGCATGGCCTGTTTGCCGGAATCGCGGCGCTGCTGTTTGCGACCCAGCTCAAAGTCATTCAGTCCACGGTGCCGCCCAATCTGGAATTGACGGTCATCACCGCCGCGGTGGTCGGCGGCGTCAGTATTCTCGGCGGCGTGGGCACCGTGGTTGGATCAACGCTGGCTGCGATCCTGATCGCCGAGATCGCCAGCGCGCTCGTTTTCATCAACGTGTCGCCGTACTGGATTCACGCCGTACAGGGCGCGTTGATTCTGGTGACGGTCGTCGCCGACATCCTGCGGCGTCGGCGCCGTCAGGCGGGAGGATAA
- a CDS encoding ABC transporter permease — protein MAVLAPDMCRAAPRWFVRHETLLAAILVIALAILGLFSEPFLTVDNLLNQGRLMTEVGLLALPMTFIIITGGIDLSVGSIVGLCAIMLGYSWKNLGFPLPLAIVFAIGVGGVAGFINGLLITRVRVPPLIMTIATLALYRGLAEGISQARSVRNYPEWFFFTGQGELFGVPTQLWILLAGIIVAGIALDRTTFGRTLYAIGNNETAARFSGLPVDRTKLLVYTLSGLAAGVSAWVLVSRVTTTRSDMGTGYELDVIAAVVLGGTSIFGGAGTIWGTIVGLVMIQLLKNGLALTGVKGDATIIVIGAVLIASTLIASSLHGRREVAG, from the coding sequence ATGGCCGTGCTCGCGCCCGATATGTGTCGTGCAGCGCCGCGCTGGTTCGTTCGCCACGAGACGCTGCTGGCGGCCATCCTCGTCATCGCGCTGGCAATTCTCGGGCTGTTCAGCGAGCCCTTTCTGACGGTGGACAATCTCTTGAATCAGGGACGCCTGATGACCGAAGTCGGTCTGCTCGCGTTGCCGATGACGTTCATCATCATCACCGGCGGCATCGATCTGTCGGTTGGCTCGATCGTTGGTCTATGTGCGATCATGCTCGGCTACTCCTGGAAAAACCTCGGCTTTCCGCTGCCACTGGCGATCGTGTTTGCGATTGGTGTCGGAGGTGTCGCCGGCTTCATCAACGGCTTGCTGATTACGCGTGTGCGGGTACCACCGCTGATCATGACCATAGCTACCCTGGCGCTGTATCGCGGACTTGCGGAAGGTATCAGCCAGGCTCGTTCGGTACGCAATTATCCCGAATGGTTTTTCTTCACCGGGCAGGGCGAATTGTTCGGGGTGCCGACGCAATTGTGGATTCTGCTCGCGGGGATCATCGTGGCGGGTATAGCCCTCGATCGGACCACATTCGGCCGCACGCTCTACGCGATCGGCAACAACGAGACCGCCGCCCGCTTTTCAGGCCTGCCCGTCGATCGGACCAAGCTCCTGGTCTACACGCTGTCAGGACTTGCCGCCGGCGTGTCGGCGTGGGTGCTGGTCTCGCGCGTGACCACCACCCGCTCCGACATGGGAACCGGCTACGAGCTCGATGTAATCGCCGCCGTCGTTCTCGGCGGCACGAGCATTTTTGGTGGCGCCGGAACGATCTGGGGCACCATCGTTGGTCTGGTCATGATCCAGCTCTTGAAGAATGGGCTGGCCCTGACCGGTGTCAAAGGTGATGCCACGATCATCGTCATCGGCGCGGTCCTGATCGCGTCGACGCTGATTGCAAGTTCTCTCCACGGACGTCGCGAGGTGGCGGGCTGA